The following proteins come from a genomic window of Pseudomonas putida:
- a CDS encoding paraquat-inducible protein A, with amino-acid sequence MSNSVEPETLAQLPLDELVACHECDLLLRKPVLQHDEKAQCPRCGYELYAHRHNVVNRSLALVLAALLLFVPANFLPIMQLHLLGQTSDDTVWSGVLGLYNSGMRGVAVVVLLCSMVIPLAKLLCQLVVLLSIRLNFGRDYGLVFYRIYHHLRDWGMLEVYFMGVLVAIVKLVDLAELTVGLGLFCFISLLLIQVWLEVVMSPHQIWSALSGEDLHAGD; translated from the coding sequence ATGTCCAATTCTGTCGAACCTGAAACCCTGGCACAGTTGCCGTTGGACGAGCTTGTCGCCTGCCATGAATGCGACCTGCTGCTACGCAAGCCCGTGCTGCAGCATGATGAAAAAGCCCAATGCCCGCGCTGCGGCTACGAGCTCTATGCCCACCGGCACAATGTGGTCAATCGCAGCCTGGCCTTGGTGCTGGCGGCCCTTTTGCTGTTCGTGCCGGCCAATTTCCTGCCGATCATGCAGTTGCACCTGCTTGGTCAGACTTCAGACGATACGGTCTGGAGTGGCGTGCTAGGCCTGTACAACTCGGGAATGCGCGGTGTTGCCGTGGTGGTCTTGCTCTGTAGCATGGTCATTCCACTGGCGAAACTGCTCTGTCAGCTGGTCGTCCTGTTGAGCATCCGCCTGAACTTCGGGCGTGACTACGGCCTGGTCTTCTACCGTATCTATCACCACCTACGTGACTGGGGCATGCTCGAGGTCTATTTCATGGGGGTGCTGGTGGCCATCGTAAAGCTGGTGGATCTGGCCGAGCTGACCGTGGGCCTTGGGCTGTTCTGTTTCATCAGTCTGTTATTGATCCAGGTATGGCTCGAGGTGGTGATGTCGCCCCACCAGATCTGGAGTGCGTTATCGGGGGAGGACCTGCATGCGGGCGATTGA